A window from Montipora capricornis isolate CH-2021 chromosome 7, ASM3666992v2, whole genome shotgun sequence encodes these proteins:
- the LOC138055471 gene encoding uncharacterized protein, with translation MAVNLLSNVQDALQGFPVTFLHCWLDSSVALYWILGGGDYKQFVANRVQKIREHAEVIWRHIPTEDNPADLATHGGLVSKENQLWWCGPEWLSDPRKWPENNSKESNQEVKTTKELFALAVNSGDELAKFLAKSSYWNTLRVCAWIMRFAQNATTEEIGKQTLFWLMPTQSQKTD, from the coding sequence ATGGCTGTAAACCTCTTGAGTAACGTACAAGACGCACTTCAAGGCTTCCCAGTAACTTTCCTACACTGTTGGCTGGACAGCAGCGTTGCCTTGTACTGGATATTAGGTGGAGGGGACTACAAGCAGTTTGTGGCTAACCGAGTACAGAAGATCAGAGAGCATGCTGAGGTTATCTGGCGGCACATACCAACTGAAGACAATCCTGCAGATCTTGCCACCCATGGTGGATTGGTATCTAAAGAGAACCAACTATGGTGGTGTGGACCAGAATGGCTTAGTGACCCTAGGAAATGGCCAGAAAACAACAGTAAGGAATCCAACCAAGAGGTGAAAACCACAAAGGAATTATTCGCCTTGGCTGTGAATTCTGGCGATGAGCTCGCCAAATTCCTTGCCAAAAGCTCATACTGGAACACTTTACGAGTGTGCGCCTGGATCATGCGGTTCGCCCAAAATGCTACAACAGAAGAAATTGGAAAGCAAACCCTCTTCTGGTTGATGCCCACCCAAAGCCAGAAGACCGACTGA